AaggatattttaatgaaaattttcttttgtgaaaattaatgctactatatatatgtgtatatatatatatatatacaatataaataaaaatagaacactaaaaattaagaaagttCTTACAAAATGGGtatctccaaaaacatattaattgcatttgttttcactatcttcttcatagtatctaaGTGTAGTTTATGTcactaattaaatatttattacttactttttaatgtatattctaaatcttatattcattatgaaatatgtgttgGTATTACATTagcaattaataatatttttttttgtgtagaacAAAACAACCATAAACGTATTgtaatctaaatatattatgcatgATGTATTTGGCTTATGAAAAACCTCATAtgccaagtttttattaaataaacttttggattcgtctatataatttttttaaaaaaatatttaatttataatattaaatatataatataaattaaattttttgacTTCAACTAAGGAAATAATCTATAACCAATAGACCTTacaaaatcagtaacaaataacaaaacatatattgacaagatattttctataaaaaatagaataacatttgaaaccaatgatgcaatattataaagtaaggaattcattttaatattattttgactataatccaagaaattaagctcaaggatattttgatgaaattttccttcttcgtcaatgaaatattctttttatgaaaatttatgttattatatatataacaatataaatcaaaatagaacactaagaaaaattaagaaaagttCATACAATATGGTtatctccaaaaacatattgatcgcatttgtttttactatcttcttcatagtatctaatgttcattgctacccaggtatttaatttcactttactgtttaattttctttatactcatatatttatctttttataactgtcaacattgtaatcattttgattttaaacagAATTTGAAGTAAAACAAGTCTACAAAAAATGCTACGACAGTATTCCATGTAAACCAATATGTGAGGACTTTTGTGCAGCTATGACCATTCACTTAGTTGGCTATTGTAGTTTTGGAAATGTTGTTGTAGGTCAAAAAGGCCCAACTAACATTattagatattataatttttgtacTAGTGTCAAGAATACTATAATAAAGATCCAAAACAATTAGCAACCTGAAATTACATGAAAAGAAAATCTTTgcttaaaggaaataaaaaatattaattcacccaggtatttaatttcactttactgtttaattttctttatactcatatatgtatctttttataacgGTCAACATtgtaatcattttgattttaaacagAATTTGAAGTAAAACAAGTCTACAAAGAATGCTACGACAGTATTCCGTAAATAGTATCTAATGTTCATTGCTACCCAGATATTTAATTTCActttactatttaattttctttatactcatatatttatctttttatagcTGTCAACATtgtaatcattttgattttaaacagAATTTGAAGTAAAACAAGTCTACAAAAAATGCTACGACAGTATTCCGTGTAAACCAATATGTGAGGACTTTTGTGCAGCTATGACCATTCACTTAGTTGGCTATTGTAGTTTTGGAAAATGTTGTTGTAGGTCAAAAAGGCCCAACTAACATTattagatattataatttttgtacTAGTGTCAAGAATACTATAATAAAGATCCAAAACAATTAGCAACCTGAAATTACATGAAAAGAAAATCTTTgcttaaaggaaataaaaatattaattcaccatataagatatataaatttaaaatatcaagatTACTAGTGAAGCAAGTCTTCATATACTAATGGTAAATTCGATAATTATTTGGATAGCTAGAATATTAAGTTTtgttaatttgatattttcggTGGGAAACCTTTGATTCTCTTGTTTTAATAGACTCAACACAATTGGATTTGATATGTTAAATTGTAAAAGATAACATTTGCGAAATTGGTTTTGATGGTAAAATTTTCGTTGAAACACCATTTACTTGTCCTTaaagaaactatatatattttctgtgtACTTcacatcaaaatattaaattgattagaCAAACCATATAGTCAgcttattttattgttaaaatatatttttactgcacccataattattttcatacaactaaattttatttactaatacaTCTATCGcgtataattttcaaaaataaaatatgaaaaatgatttatataggTGTTGTTCATGTCACTAATTACATATTATTATCTaatgtttgttatatattttaaatcttttattcattatgaaatatgtgtcgatattacaaaagaaaataataatatctttgATTGTGTAGAACAGATCAACCATAAACATATTGtagtctaaatatattatgtatgacATATTTGTCTTATGTTAACCTAAAATGGTTATAAGTAAgtaaaactagaaataaatactcaaaataaaattctctatTAGTGATATTGCAAATTAATGCATTTATTatacaacattaaaaattaaaatttctaagatTCTACtgaactaaaataataacatacatgtataaaaaagagaaattgtCTAAACTACCACTTTCCTACTACCACTTTTCATTTTTACCTTAACCAACTTTacctttaaaattttaatagacAAAATACCATTGTACCCCTGAATAACTAAATCTAAATTACTCTCTTTCTTCCCCAATTCCAGATCCGAGCGGAGCGGACGAATTGTCCGGCGGATTTAACGGCTCTGGCGAGTGCTCCGGCGGATTTTACGGCGCTGACGAGTTCTCCGACGAAGAAGCTCGGGAGGAAAAAGACGATCTCTCACTTTCTCCTCCATTGACGGTGGTGACGAGCCTTGATTCGCTTTTGGAGAAGCTCAAAGTGGAGGGGCCTTACCTTCCACCAAGCATCAGGAGAGATCCAGAGACAGCCTTTTGTAATAGGTCAGTTCAGCTTTTTTACTTGGCTGAATAGTGTTGATCTGAGATTCTGTGGCTTGATTTTTGATTGGTTAGGTGTTGCTGGAGGCGCAGCATTGGGAAAGACTACTGTCTGTTGCAGTAATCTTCTTACTGACTTAAGCTTAGTGTCTTTCCTGTGTTGGCTCAGGACTCAGGAGGAATGTGTTAGAGATCACTaagttttcttttgaaataaccttttgttttatttaatctaTGTGAAGGGATCACACAAAGGACGGTGGAGAGATGGGCAAGAAAGCAAAATGGTTCTCTAGCGTCAAGAAAGCATTCAGCCCAGATTCAAAGGTAATGAAAACTTTGTGctaattcatattttatattattgtgtTTCTTGACATTTCTGTTGTTTGATGTTTTTTCAGAAGTCGAAGCACAGATCACCCGAGAGCCCAAATGGTGTGATCTCTATCCTTCCTCCCCTGTTGGATAACGCCAGAcattctcctcctccacctccacttGAGGTGAGAGTAGCTGAAGTGGTTGTTGAACGAAACATCAAGCTTTCCCCTCCTTCTACAGATGCTGTGAATGCTACGACCACGGATGTTCCTCTAGTcccatcttcatcatcttctgcTCCTCCTGAGGTGGTTCGTCCTCGTGCTGCACCTACTCGGTTTGCTGGAAAGTCAAACGAAGAAGCGGCTGCTATCTTGATTCAGACTATATTCAGAGCCTATTTGGTATGTTCTTTGGTTCTTGGATCTTTCAGTTGTTTTactgttctgtttttttttgtggtgtGTAACTTTGTCTTGCTTGGTACAGGCAAAAAGAGCAATACGGGCGATGAGGGGTTTGGTCAGGCTTAAGTCATTGATGGAAGGATCTGTTGTTAAACGTCAAGCAGCAAACACTTTGAAATGTATGCAGACACTCTCTCGTGTACAGTCTCAAATCCGAGAAAGGAGAATCAGGATGTCCAAAGAGAATCAGGATGTCAGtctcaaatatttataaataaatgtataaactcttataaatagctTAAAgttttgtaaatagttttatgaacccttttaaatagttttacaaacctttataaatagttatataaatatttatatggttttatagacctttgtaattttttataaactctatataaactcttcaaaacccattaaaaccttttattaacccttaaaaatcttatattatttttttatcaattcaTTTAAACcctttataaactttataaacttttataaatagatttataaactcttataaatagatttataaactcttataaatgatttataaattcttatatattattttataaacccttataaatagttttataaatattttgaagtgtttttataaaatttacagatgactttataaaaatttataaataatggttcataattttgtataaactataataaatggtttatatacaAAACTGTTTTTGTATATTCATATGATTGGTTTTATAAATCTgtataaacacacataaataattttattaatcatgatAGATACTTCCTTCTTGCAAACACAATTAATCCATCCAAGAATACATAAATAGATTGAAAGACAGATCATACCAAATGATGTATTTTTATGAATGATTTATGGACTTTATAGAGGCATGAAGAAACAAATTGTTTACATACCTTTTATAAAAGGTTTATAGACcctttataaatgattaataagcCGTTGTAAATAGTTTCTAAACTTTCTAAAAacttttatgaactttataaatgttttataaactcttataaattatttatataacttcataaaatattttacaaacctTATAAATTGTCTTATAAGCATTTCTCAATGGTTAtgaactcttataaatgatttaaagacCTTCTAActgatttcttttataaaacatttagaaaCTGTTTATAGACTTTATATAAgcctttataaattgtttatatactcttacaaataatttataaacatttataaatgatttacaaactttataaactattttttataaactttacaaaagATTCATAGACTGTTATTAACTcttattgattatttatatattcttgtaaacccttataattattttacaaactcttataaattattttataagcctttataaaTGGTTATAGATTCTTATGAATGATTTAAGGATTTTCAAATTGATTTGTAAACGTATATaaaccttataaattgtttattaaCTTTAACGTTTTCATAAgcatttataaattgtttattaaCATATAAATGGTGATAATGTACTACTTTTTCATACATTAAGCTTCTTTTGTACTTGTTTAGTCACTATCAGTTTCTAATAACTAGTGTTTACATGT
The sequence above is drawn from the Raphanus sativus cultivar WK10039 chromosome 7, ASM80110v3, whole genome shotgun sequence genome and encodes:
- the LOC130497628 gene encoding protein IQ-DOMAIN 2-like; translated protein: MGKKAKWFSSVKKAFSPDSKKSKHRSPESPNGVISILPPLLDNARHSPPPPPLEVRVAEVVVERNIKLSPPSTDAVNATTTDVPLVPSSSSSAPPEVVRPRAAPTRFAGKSNEEAAAILIQTIFRAYLAKRAIRAMRGLVRLKSLMEGSVVKRQAANTLKCMQTLSRVQSQIRERRIRMSKENQDVSLKYL